The sequence below is a genomic window from Merismopedia glauca CCAP 1448/3.
GCTGGGAAGAGGGCGGGTTTTGTTTTAAATTAGTCGTTTCGCAAGTATTTTCTTGCTAAACCCGCCCCTACATTAACCTATTACCTATTACCTATTACCTATTACCTATTTCTTCGCAAATCCTCTCCCAAGCAGCGACTGGATCTGGTGCGGCGGTGATGGGACGACCAATAACTAAAAAATCTGCCCCAGCTTTATATGCTTGTAGGGGGGTGAGCGATCGCTTTTGATCTCCTGCTTGGGCCCAAGTTGGACGCACTCCAGGACAAACTATAATAAAGTCTTCTCCACAAGTTGATCGTAGTTGAGCTACTTCCTGCGGCGAACATACTACCCCATCTATTTGAGCTTTTTGGGCTAAAAGTGCCATTTCCAAGGTATATTCTGGCAATTCTAAGGGAATTTTTAAGTCGAATGCCAAATCTCTGGAATTGAGACTAGTTAGTAGGGTAATAGCTACTAGTTTTGGGGGTGTAACTCCAGTATCATTAGCTCCTGCTAGAGCAGCTTCTTTAGCCAATTCTAGCGCTTGACGACCTGCGGTAGCATGAACTGTGATTAAATCGACTCCATAGCGACTAGCAGCCCTACAAGCACCTGCGACTGTATTAGGGATATCATGAAATTTCAGATCGAGGAAAATCCGTTTATTTCTAGTTTTCAGCAGGTCAATAATTTCTGTACCAGTACTAACAAA
It includes:
- the pyrF gene encoding orotidine-5'-phosphate decarboxylase, giving the protein MKANQELTCSDRLIVPLDVSTIAEAIALIDTLPQVTFWKVGLELFVSTGTEIIDLLKTRNKRIFLDLKFHDIPNTVAGACRAASRYGVDLITVHATAGRQALELAKEAALAGANDTGVTPPKLVAITLLTSLNSRDLAFDLKIPLELPEYTLEMALLAQKAQIDGVVCSPQEVAQLRSTCGEDFIIVCPGVRPTWAQAGDQKRSLTPLQAYKAGADFLVIGRPITAAPDPVAAWERICEEIGNR